The following proteins are co-located in the Pedobacter frigiditerrae genome:
- a CDS encoding glycoside hydrolase family 16 protein, producing MDRQNSIRIALLFSLICALSCTVRKANIRPKIADYSKEGYDLVWADEFEKDGVPNPKNWTYEQGFVRNEELQWYQAENAFCKNGLLVIEGRKEQKPNPFYVEGSRDWRKNRKNIEYTSACLITKGLQSWQYGRFEMRGKIDVSNGLWPAFWTLGVAGRWPANGEIDIMEYYKGKILSNIASLGKDGKPKWFSETKAVKELGGNVWTEKFHIWRMDWDSENISLYVDDTLYIKVPLTQLQNENKEGQNPFKQKHYILLDLAMGGLNGGDLNGTKFPNRMEVDYVRVYQKKNQN from the coding sequence ATGGACAGGCAAAATAGCATTCGAATAGCTTTATTATTTAGTTTAATCTGTGCGCTTTCTTGCACGGTTAGAAAAGCTAACATACGGCCAAAAATTGCAGATTACAGTAAAGAAGGATATGATTTGGTATGGGCAGATGAATTTGAAAAAGATGGTGTGCCTAACCCTAAAAACTGGACTTATGAGCAAGGTTTTGTGCGCAATGAAGAACTGCAATGGTATCAAGCTGAAAACGCATTTTGTAAAAATGGACTGCTTGTAATCGAGGGGAGAAAAGAGCAAAAACCAAATCCATTTTATGTGGAAGGAAGTAGGGATTGGAGAAAAAACCGTAAAAATATTGAATATACCAGTGCTTGTTTGATAACCAAAGGATTGCAAAGTTGGCAATACGGGCGGTTTGAAATGCGTGGTAAAATAGATGTGAGCAATGGCTTATGGCCAGCCTTTTGGACTTTAGGGGTTGCTGGTAGATGGCCTGCAAATGGAGAGATTGATATCATGGAATATTACAAGGGTAAAATCTTATCGAACATTGCAAGTTTGGGCAAGGATGGAAAACCAAAATGGTTTAGTGAAACCAAGGCAGTTAAAGAGTTAGGTGGGAATGTTTGGACAGAGAAATTTCACATTTGGAGAATGGACTGGGATAGTGAAAATATCAGTTTATATGTTGACGATACTTTATACATAAAAGTGCCATTAACTCAGTTGCAAAACGAAAATAAAGAAGGCCAAAATCCATTTAAACAAAAACATTATATCTTATTAGATCTTGCTATGGGCGGATTAAATGGAGGAGACTTAAATGGAACAAAGTTTCCAAATAGGATGGAGGTTGATTACGTAAGGGTTTATCAGAAGAAAAACCAAAATTAA